A genomic stretch from Cellulomonas sp. KRMCY2 includes:
- a CDS encoding MATE family efflux transporter, translating to MAIRSPDGHPIPPDVSRLDRQIRSLAAPALGALVAEPLFILVDSAVVGQLGTPELAGLALASTVLTTVVGLCVFLAYATTASVARTIGAGDRRRALRLGIDGLWLALGLGALLGAALWLSAPGVVAALGAPPDVAPHAVAYLRWSAPGLPGMLTVLAATGVLRGMLDTRTPLWVAAAGALVNAALSVVLVLGLGMGVAGSGSGTAVTQLAMAATLAAVVVRGARALELPLRPSASGVLTGLRTGAPLLVRTTSLRLAILLAAWVATGLGTVTLAGHQVVMALWGLAAFALDALAIAAQAMVGQALGSGDVPAARAVLRRTLQWGVGAGVVLGVTLAASGWWVAQLFSDDPDVRRAVATTLLVIAATVPMAGWVFVLDGVLIGAGDGRYLAVVGLVTLAVYAPAALAVRAVADDGVSGLVWSWVAFAGVFMLARAVTTGLRARGTAWLVTGA from the coding sequence TTGGCAATCCGTTCACCTGATGGACACCCGATCCCACCTGATGTCTCGCGCCTCGACCGCCAGATCCGGTCACTCGCGGCGCCCGCGCTCGGCGCGCTCGTCGCCGAGCCCCTGTTCATCCTGGTCGACTCCGCCGTGGTGGGGCAGCTCGGTACGCCCGAGCTGGCCGGCCTCGCGCTGGCGAGCACCGTCCTGACCACCGTCGTCGGGCTGTGCGTCTTCCTGGCCTACGCCACGACGGCAAGCGTCGCCCGCACGATCGGAGCCGGGGACCGGCGTCGGGCGCTGCGGCTCGGCATCGACGGGCTCTGGCTCGCGCTCGGTCTCGGCGCGCTGCTCGGCGCCGCGCTCTGGCTGTCGGCACCGGGCGTCGTCGCTGCGCTCGGTGCACCGCCCGACGTCGCCCCGCACGCCGTGGCCTACCTGCGGTGGTCCGCCCCCGGCCTGCCGGGCATGCTCACGGTCCTCGCTGCGACCGGTGTGCTGCGAGGCATGCTCGACACCCGCACGCCGCTGTGGGTCGCCGCCGCAGGCGCCCTGGTCAATGCGGCACTCTCGGTCGTGCTCGTGCTGGGTCTCGGCATGGGCGTCGCCGGCTCCGGGTCCGGTACCGCAGTCACCCAGCTGGCCATGGCGGCGACGCTGGCGGCCGTCGTCGTGCGCGGGGCCCGCGCCCTGGAGCTGCCGCTGCGGCCCTCGGCGTCGGGCGTCCTGACCGGTCTGCGCACGGGCGCTCCGCTGCTCGTCCGCACGACGTCGCTGCGGCTGGCGATCCTCCTGGCGGCGTGGGTCGCCACCGGGCTCGGCACCGTGACGCTCGCCGGGCACCAGGTCGTCATGGCGCTGTGGGGCCTCGCGGCCTTCGCCCTCGACGCGCTGGCGATCGCCGCCCAGGCCATGGTCGGCCAGGCCCTCGGCAGTGGTGACGTCCCGGCTGCCAGGGCGGTGCTGCGGCGGACCCTGCAGTGGGGCGTCGGCGCCGGTGTCGTCCTCGGCGTGACGCTCGCGGCCTCCGGCTGGTGGGTCGCACAGCTGTTCAGCGACGATCCCGACGTGCGGCGCGCGGTGGCCACCACCCTGCTCGTCATCGCGGCGACCGTGCCGATGGCCGGCTGGGTCTTCGTGCTCGACGGCGTCCTGATCGGCGCCGGGGACGGTCGGTACCTCGCCGTCGTCGGCCTGGTCACGCTGGCGGTCTACGCCCCGGCCGCCCTCGCGGTCCGTGCCGTGGCCGACGACGGCGTCTCGGGTCTCGTCTGGTCCTGGGTCGCCTTCGCGGGCGTCTTCATGCTCGCCCGCGCCGTGACGACCGGGTTGCGCGCGCGCGGGACCGCATGGCTGGTCACCGGCGCCTGA